The Zingiber officinale cultivar Zhangliang chromosome 9A, Zo_v1.1, whole genome shotgun sequence genome window below encodes:
- the LOC122021374 gene encoding deoxyhypusine synthase isoform X4, with the protein MRWKIDWRLSHEAPTEDCGEEERNTAYRESVGCKIFLGFTSNLVSSGIRETIRFIVQHHMVEVLVTTAGGIEEDIIKCLAPTYKGDFSLPGAHLRSNGLNRIGNLLVPNDNYCKFEDWIMPILDQMLLEQTTENVVWTPSKVIARLGKEINDENSYLYWAYKNGVSVYCPALTDGSLGDMLYCHSVRHPGLHIDIVQDIRAMNGEAVHVGLRKTGIIILGGGLPKHHICNANMFRNGADYAVYINTAQEFDGSDSGAQPDEAISWGKIRGSAKTIKVHCDATLAFPLLVAATFARKFHKIANIEP; encoded by the exons ATGAGATG GAAGATAGATTGGAGGCTCTCCCATGAAGCGCCCACGGAAGATTGTGGTGAAGAAGAGCGGAATACTGCATACAGGGAATCGGTGGGTTGCAAAATTTTTCTAGGATTCACTTCGAACCTTGTATCATCTGGAATTAGGGAGACCATCCGATTTATTGTGCAGCACCACATG GTTGAAGTTTTGGTGACAACTGCTGGTGGCATAGAAGAAGACATAATCAAGTGTCTCGCCCCAACTTATAAGGGTGACTTCTCTTTGCCAGGGGCTCATCTACGTTCCAATGGATTGAATCGAATTGGAAACTTGTTGGTGCCTAATGACAATTACTGCAAATTTGAGGATTGGATTATGCCAATTCTGGACCAAATGTTACTTGAACAGACTACAGAG AATGTAGTATGGACTCCTTCAAAAGTGATTGCTCGTCTCGGCAAAGAAATTAATGATGAAAATTCATACCTTTACTGGGCATACAAG AATGGTGTTTCTGTCTATTGTCCGGCATTGACTGATGGATCACTGGGGGATATGTTGTATTGCCATTCAGTCCGGCATCCTGGTTTGCATATAGATATTGTGCAAG ACATTCGAGCTATGAATGGAGAAGCCGTACATGTGGGTCTGAGAAAGACCGGAATCATTATTCTAGGTGGGGGCCTCCCGAAGCACCATATCTGCAATGCCAACATGTTCCGTAATGGAGCAgattatgctgtttatatcaacACTGCACAAGAATTTGATGGAAGTGATTCAGGTGCTCAGCCTGATGAGGCAATCTCATGGGGAAAAATAAGAGGTTCTGCTAAAACAATTAAA GTTCACTGCGATGCAACTCTTGCCTTCCCCCTACTTGTTGCTGCGACATTTGCAAGGAAGTTTCACAAAATAGCAAACATCGAACCATGA
- the LOC122021374 gene encoding deoxyhypusine synthase isoform X5 yields the protein MRWKIDWRLSHEAPTEDCGEEERNTAYRESVEVLVTTAGGIEEDIIKCLAPTYKGDFSLPGAHLRSNGLNRIGNLLVPNDNYCKFEDWIMPILDQMLLEQTTENVVWTPSKVIARLGKEINDENSYLYWAYKNGVSVYCPALTDGSLGDMLYCHSVRHPGLHIDIVQDIRAMNGEAVHVGLRKTGIIILGGGLPKHHICNANMFRNGADYAVYINTAQEFDGSDSGAQPDEAISWGKIRGSAKTIKVHCDATLAFPLLVAATFARKFHKIANIEP from the exons ATGAGATG GAAGATAGATTGGAGGCTCTCCCATGAAGCGCCCACGGAAGATTGTGGTGAAGAAGAGCGGAATACTGCATACAGGGAATCG GTTGAAGTTTTGGTGACAACTGCTGGTGGCATAGAAGAAGACATAATCAAGTGTCTCGCCCCAACTTATAAGGGTGACTTCTCTTTGCCAGGGGCTCATCTACGTTCCAATGGATTGAATCGAATTGGAAACTTGTTGGTGCCTAATGACAATTACTGCAAATTTGAGGATTGGATTATGCCAATTCTGGACCAAATGTTACTTGAACAGACTACAGAG AATGTAGTATGGACTCCTTCAAAAGTGATTGCTCGTCTCGGCAAAGAAATTAATGATGAAAATTCATACCTTTACTGGGCATACAAG AATGGTGTTTCTGTCTATTGTCCGGCATTGACTGATGGATCACTGGGGGATATGTTGTATTGCCATTCAGTCCGGCATCCTGGTTTGCATATAGATATTGTGCAAG ACATTCGAGCTATGAATGGAGAAGCCGTACATGTGGGTCTGAGAAAGACCGGAATCATTATTCTAGGTGGGGGCCTCCCGAAGCACCATATCTGCAATGCCAACATGTTCCGTAATGGAGCAgattatgctgtttatatcaacACTGCACAAGAATTTGATGGAAGTGATTCAGGTGCTCAGCCTGATGAGGCAATCTCATGGGGAAAAATAAGAGGTTCTGCTAAAACAATTAAA GTTCACTGCGATGCAACTCTTGCCTTCCCCCTACTTGTTGCTGCGACATTTGCAAGGAAGTTTCACAAAATAGCAAACATCGAACCATGA
- the LOC122021374 gene encoding deoxyhypusine synthase isoform X3, whose protein sequence is MCQEEMEGGGGGGGSGGEQRDQETLESVRSALFKTSISLDEKRFRKIAGYDFNQGLDLLGLLGSFSSTGFQASNLGDAIEVVNEMVEVLVTTAGGIEEDIIKCLAPTYKGDFSLPGAHLRSNGLNRIGNLLVPNDNYCKFEDWIMPILDQMLLEQTTENVVWTPSKVIARLGKEINDENSYLYWAYKNGVSVYCPALTDGSLGDMLYCHSVRHPGLHIDIVQDIRAMNGEAVHVGLRKTGIIILGGGLPKHHICNANMFRNGADYAVYINTAQEFDGSDSGAQPDEAISWGKIRGSAKTIKVHCDATLAFPLLVAATFARKFHKIANIEP, encoded by the exons ATGTGTCAGGAGGAAATggagggcggcggcggcggcggcggctccGGAGGGGAGCAGCGGGACCAGGAGACCCTTGAATCGGTGAGGTCGGCGTTGTTCAAGACATCCATATCCTTGGACGAGAAGCGATTCCGCAAGATCGCCGGCTACGACTTCAACCAGGGGTTGGACCTCCTGGGTCTCCTCGGCTCCTTTTCTAGCACCGGGTTTCAAGCTTCCAACCTCGGAGACGCCATCGAGGTCGTCAATGAGATG GTTGAAGTTTTGGTGACAACTGCTGGTGGCATAGAAGAAGACATAATCAAGTGTCTCGCCCCAACTTATAAGGGTGACTTCTCTTTGCCAGGGGCTCATCTACGTTCCAATGGATTGAATCGAATTGGAAACTTGTTGGTGCCTAATGACAATTACTGCAAATTTGAGGATTGGATTATGCCAATTCTGGACCAAATGTTACTTGAACAGACTACAGAG AATGTAGTATGGACTCCTTCAAAAGTGATTGCTCGTCTCGGCAAAGAAATTAATGATGAAAATTCATACCTTTACTGGGCATACAAG AATGGTGTTTCTGTCTATTGTCCGGCATTGACTGATGGATCACTGGGGGATATGTTGTATTGCCATTCAGTCCGGCATCCTGGTTTGCATATAGATATTGTGCAAG ACATTCGAGCTATGAATGGAGAAGCCGTACATGTGGGTCTGAGAAAGACCGGAATCATTATTCTAGGTGGGGGCCTCCCGAAGCACCATATCTGCAATGCCAACATGTTCCGTAATGGAGCAgattatgctgtttatatcaacACTGCACAAGAATTTGATGGAAGTGATTCAGGTGCTCAGCCTGATGAGGCAATCTCATGGGGAAAAATAAGAGGTTCTGCTAAAACAATTAAA GTTCACTGCGATGCAACTCTTGCCTTCCCCCTACTTGTTGCTGCGACATTTGCAAGGAAGTTTCACAAAATAGCAAACATCGAACCATGA
- the LOC122021374 gene encoding deoxyhypusine synthase isoform X6: MVEVLVTTAGGIEEDIIKCLAPTYKGDFSLPGAHLRSNGLNRIGNLLVPNDNYCKFEDWIMPILDQMLLEQTTENVVWTPSKVIARLGKEINDENSYLYWAYKNGVSVYCPALTDGSLGDMLYCHSVRHPGLHIDIVQDIRAMNGEAVHVGLRKTGIIILGGGLPKHHICNANMFRNGADYAVYINTAQEFDGSDSGAQPDEAISWGKIRGSAKTIKVHCDATLAFPLLVAATFARKFHKIANIEP, encoded by the exons ATG GTTGAAGTTTTGGTGACAACTGCTGGTGGCATAGAAGAAGACATAATCAAGTGTCTCGCCCCAACTTATAAGGGTGACTTCTCTTTGCCAGGGGCTCATCTACGTTCCAATGGATTGAATCGAATTGGAAACTTGTTGGTGCCTAATGACAATTACTGCAAATTTGAGGATTGGATTATGCCAATTCTGGACCAAATGTTACTTGAACAGACTACAGAG AATGTAGTATGGACTCCTTCAAAAGTGATTGCTCGTCTCGGCAAAGAAATTAATGATGAAAATTCATACCTTTACTGGGCATACAAG AATGGTGTTTCTGTCTATTGTCCGGCATTGACTGATGGATCACTGGGGGATATGTTGTATTGCCATTCAGTCCGGCATCCTGGTTTGCATATAGATATTGTGCAAG ACATTCGAGCTATGAATGGAGAAGCCGTACATGTGGGTCTGAGAAAGACCGGAATCATTATTCTAGGTGGGGGCCTCCCGAAGCACCATATCTGCAATGCCAACATGTTCCGTAATGGAGCAgattatgctgtttatatcaacACTGCACAAGAATTTGATGGAAGTGATTCAGGTGCTCAGCCTGATGAGGCAATCTCATGGGGAAAAATAAGAGGTTCTGCTAAAACAATTAAA GTTCACTGCGATGCAACTCTTGCCTTCCCCCTACTTGTTGCTGCGACATTTGCAAGGAAGTTTCACAAAATAGCAAACATCGAACCATGA
- the LOC122021374 gene encoding deoxyhypusine synthase isoform X7 encodes MPILDQMLLEQTTENVVWTPSKVIARLGKEINDENSYLYWAYKNGVSVYCPALTDGSLGDMLYCHSVRHPGLHIDIVQDIRAMNGEAVHVGLRKTGIIILGGGLPKHHICNANMFRNGADYAVYINTAQEFDGSDSGAQPDEAISWGKIRGSAKTIKVHCDATLAFPLLVAATFARKFHKIANIEP; translated from the exons ATGCCAATTCTGGACCAAATGTTACTTGAACAGACTACAGAG AATGTAGTATGGACTCCTTCAAAAGTGATTGCTCGTCTCGGCAAAGAAATTAATGATGAAAATTCATACCTTTACTGGGCATACAAG AATGGTGTTTCTGTCTATTGTCCGGCATTGACTGATGGATCACTGGGGGATATGTTGTATTGCCATTCAGTCCGGCATCCTGGTTTGCATATAGATATTGTGCAAG ACATTCGAGCTATGAATGGAGAAGCCGTACATGTGGGTCTGAGAAAGACCGGAATCATTATTCTAGGTGGGGGCCTCCCGAAGCACCATATCTGCAATGCCAACATGTTCCGTAATGGAGCAgattatgctgtttatatcaacACTGCACAAGAATTTGATGGAAGTGATTCAGGTGCTCAGCCTGATGAGGCAATCTCATGGGGAAAAATAAGAGGTTCTGCTAAAACAATTAAA GTTCACTGCGATGCAACTCTTGCCTTCCCCCTACTTGTTGCTGCGACATTTGCAAGGAAGTTTCACAAAATAGCAAACATCGAACCATGA
- the LOC122021374 gene encoding deoxyhypusine synthase isoform X2 yields MCQEEMEGGGGGGGSGGEQRDQETLESVRSALFKTSISLDEKRFRKIAGYDFNQGLDLLGLLGSFSSTGFQASNLGDAIEVVNEMIDWRLSHEAPTEDCGEEERNTAYRESVEVLVTTAGGIEEDIIKCLAPTYKGDFSLPGAHLRSNGLNRIGNLLVPNDNYCKFEDWIMPILDQMLLEQTTENVVWTPSKVIARLGKEINDENSYLYWAYKNGVSVYCPALTDGSLGDMLYCHSVRHPGLHIDIVQDIRAMNGEAVHVGLRKTGIIILGGGLPKHHICNANMFRNGADYAVYINTAQEFDGSDSGAQPDEAISWGKIRGSAKTIKVHCDATLAFPLLVAATFARKFHKIANIEP; encoded by the exons ATGTGTCAGGAGGAAATggagggcggcggcggcggcggcggctccGGAGGGGAGCAGCGGGACCAGGAGACCCTTGAATCGGTGAGGTCGGCGTTGTTCAAGACATCCATATCCTTGGACGAGAAGCGATTCCGCAAGATCGCCGGCTACGACTTCAACCAGGGGTTGGACCTCCTGGGTCTCCTCGGCTCCTTTTCTAGCACCGGGTTTCAAGCTTCCAACCTCGGAGACGCCATCGAGGTCGTCAATGAGATG ATAGATTGGAGGCTCTCCCATGAAGCGCCCACGGAAGATTGTGGTGAAGAAGAGCGGAATACTGCATACAGGGAATCG GTTGAAGTTTTGGTGACAACTGCTGGTGGCATAGAAGAAGACATAATCAAGTGTCTCGCCCCAACTTATAAGGGTGACTTCTCTTTGCCAGGGGCTCATCTACGTTCCAATGGATTGAATCGAATTGGAAACTTGTTGGTGCCTAATGACAATTACTGCAAATTTGAGGATTGGATTATGCCAATTCTGGACCAAATGTTACTTGAACAGACTACAGAG AATGTAGTATGGACTCCTTCAAAAGTGATTGCTCGTCTCGGCAAAGAAATTAATGATGAAAATTCATACCTTTACTGGGCATACAAG AATGGTGTTTCTGTCTATTGTCCGGCATTGACTGATGGATCACTGGGGGATATGTTGTATTGCCATTCAGTCCGGCATCCTGGTTTGCATATAGATATTGTGCAAG ACATTCGAGCTATGAATGGAGAAGCCGTACATGTGGGTCTGAGAAAGACCGGAATCATTATTCTAGGTGGGGGCCTCCCGAAGCACCATATCTGCAATGCCAACATGTTCCGTAATGGAGCAgattatgctgtttatatcaacACTGCACAAGAATTTGATGGAAGTGATTCAGGTGCTCAGCCTGATGAGGCAATCTCATGGGGAAAAATAAGAGGTTCTGCTAAAACAATTAAA GTTCACTGCGATGCAACTCTTGCCTTCCCCCTACTTGTTGCTGCGACATTTGCAAGGAAGTTTCACAAAATAGCAAACATCGAACCATGA
- the LOC122021374 gene encoding deoxyhypusine synthase isoform X1, whose translation MCQEEMEGGGGGGGSGGEQRDQETLESVRSALFKTSISLDEKRFRKIAGYDFNQGLDLLGLLGSFSSTGFQASNLGDAIEVVNEMIDWRLSHEAPTEDCGEEERNTAYRESVGCKIFLGFTSNLVSSGIRETIRFIVQHHMVEVLVTTAGGIEEDIIKCLAPTYKGDFSLPGAHLRSNGLNRIGNLLVPNDNYCKFEDWIMPILDQMLLEQTTENVVWTPSKVIARLGKEINDENSYLYWAYKNGVSVYCPALTDGSLGDMLYCHSVRHPGLHIDIVQDIRAMNGEAVHVGLRKTGIIILGGGLPKHHICNANMFRNGADYAVYINTAQEFDGSDSGAQPDEAISWGKIRGSAKTIKVHCDATLAFPLLVAATFARKFHKIANIEP comes from the exons ATGTGTCAGGAGGAAATggagggcggcggcggcggcggcggctccGGAGGGGAGCAGCGGGACCAGGAGACCCTTGAATCGGTGAGGTCGGCGTTGTTCAAGACATCCATATCCTTGGACGAGAAGCGATTCCGCAAGATCGCCGGCTACGACTTCAACCAGGGGTTGGACCTCCTGGGTCTCCTCGGCTCCTTTTCTAGCACCGGGTTTCAAGCTTCCAACCTCGGAGACGCCATCGAGGTCGTCAATGAGATG ATAGATTGGAGGCTCTCCCATGAAGCGCCCACGGAAGATTGTGGTGAAGAAGAGCGGAATACTGCATACAGGGAATCGGTGGGTTGCAAAATTTTTCTAGGATTCACTTCGAACCTTGTATCATCTGGAATTAGGGAGACCATCCGATTTATTGTGCAGCACCACATG GTTGAAGTTTTGGTGACAACTGCTGGTGGCATAGAAGAAGACATAATCAAGTGTCTCGCCCCAACTTATAAGGGTGACTTCTCTTTGCCAGGGGCTCATCTACGTTCCAATGGATTGAATCGAATTGGAAACTTGTTGGTGCCTAATGACAATTACTGCAAATTTGAGGATTGGATTATGCCAATTCTGGACCAAATGTTACTTGAACAGACTACAGAG AATGTAGTATGGACTCCTTCAAAAGTGATTGCTCGTCTCGGCAAAGAAATTAATGATGAAAATTCATACCTTTACTGGGCATACAAG AATGGTGTTTCTGTCTATTGTCCGGCATTGACTGATGGATCACTGGGGGATATGTTGTATTGCCATTCAGTCCGGCATCCTGGTTTGCATATAGATATTGTGCAAG ACATTCGAGCTATGAATGGAGAAGCCGTACATGTGGGTCTGAGAAAGACCGGAATCATTATTCTAGGTGGGGGCCTCCCGAAGCACCATATCTGCAATGCCAACATGTTCCGTAATGGAGCAgattatgctgtttatatcaacACTGCACAAGAATTTGATGGAAGTGATTCAGGTGCTCAGCCTGATGAGGCAATCTCATGGGGAAAAATAAGAGGTTCTGCTAAAACAATTAAA GTTCACTGCGATGCAACTCTTGCCTTCCCCCTACTTGTTGCTGCGACATTTGCAAGGAAGTTTCACAAAATAGCAAACATCGAACCATGA